Sequence from the Burkholderia sp. GAS332 genome:
TTCAGCCTCCTGGTTGGGATCGGTGCAGCCGAGGGGGCGACGCTCGTCGACCTTGCGGATAGGGCCGGGGTCGATCCAACTACCCTCAGCCGAAACGTTCAGAATCTGGAAAGCCGAGATTTGGTCCGCGCGACAGGCGGACGTGGCCGTGCTGGAAAGCGGCTAGCGCTGACGACATCTGGGCGTCGACTCATGGTCGATGCGTTCCCGGTGTGGAAACGGGCCAAGGCGGAACTCGCCAGTCGCATGG
This genomic interval carries:
- a CDS encoding DNA-binding transcriptional regulator, MarR family is translated as MNGLDPESLKGVEAECPGFQARATARALTRYYNACFKPLGLTAEQFSLLVGIGAAEGATLVDLADRAGVDPTTLSRNVQNLESRDLVRATGGRGRAGKRLALTTSGRRLMVDAFPVWKRAKAELASRMGDEKLRSARQAMAELAKAAESS